A part of Aegilops tauschii subsp. strangulata cultivar AL8/78 chromosome 2, Aet v6.0, whole genome shotgun sequence genomic DNA contains:
- the LOC109772677 gene encoding uncharacterized protein: protein MGRSMALLHREIYFSDDEALSGRVSSIRCPWEGRDGPPSRQEISDAVTGYLRTFKAHAVVADPPALSFLHILRPPVSVGLPVQLHSLTMATLSSADKNLVAMYAGAYRPGNRFPGGYLIYDARNDSISGIPELPSDHSHRAIGCESAVVMCAAGNDYFLAELVRVWPDGSQAALWLWKSSVQKWDLHPSRLPLPSSTTGHFSPDLCFSCWGSVLCWVDLLKGMVLCDLKQNCKFSFIQLPKDCPTYDADSDDFTYSSAEEFRSMACVAGKIKFVALDECDEHQPEKGLELTIWTLSHDLSGWKESCKCNVENIWANEAYKPAGIRNLPPSYPVLSIHEDGVVYLVLNDLRELDYGLEHMGQWMLRVDIGNDKVQFYPNGEKNSVNSLLFASEFSAHRQHLQDHPREIEASEFVARGKRMKP from the exons ATGGGCCGTTCCATGGCTCTGCTCCACCGCGAGATTTACTTCTCCGACGACGAGGCGTTATCCGGCCGAGTGTCGTCAATCCGCTGCCCGTGGGAAGGACGAGATGGTCCACCAAGCCGCCAAGAGATCAGTGACGCAGTCACCGGTTACCTGCGGACCTTCAAGGCGCACGCAGTCGTCGCCGATCCGCCGGCGCTCTCCTTCCTCCACATACTGCGGCCGCCGGTATCCGTCGGGCTCCCGGTGCAGCTCCACAGCCTCACCATGGCCACTCTCTCCAGCGCGGACAAGAACCTGGTCGCCATGTACGCCGGAGCGTACCGCCCTGGCAACCGTTTCCCTGGAGGCTACCTCATCTACGACGCCAGGAACGACTCCATCTCTGGGATCCCCGAGCTCCCCTCCGACCACTCACATAGAGCCATCGGGTGCGAGTCGGCCGTCGTCATGTGCGCCGCCGGGAACGACTACTTTCTTGCCGAGCTCGTCAGGGTCTGGCCAGATGGCTCCCAAGCTGCGCTCTGGCTGTGGAAGTCGTCCGTCCAAAAATGGGACTTGCATCCCAGTCGCCTGCCCCTTccatccagcaccaccggccacTTCTCCCCTGACTTGTGCTTCTCTTGTTGGGGCTCTGTCCTCTGCTGGGTGGATCTGCTCAAAGGCATGGTGCTCTGTGATCTGAAACAAAACTGCAAGTTCAGCTTTATTCAGTTGCCCAAAGATTGTCCAACCTATGATGCCGACAGCGACGACTTTACATACTCCTCTGCCGAGGAGTTCCGTTCCATGGCCTGTGTTGCTGGCAAAATCAAGTTCGTCGCCCTGGATGAATGTGATGAACACCAGCCCGAAAAAGGATTGGAACTGACCATCTGGACTCTCTCGCATGACCTCTCAGGGTGGAAGGAAAGCTGCAAGTGCAATGTTGAAAACATCTGGGCAAACGAGGCCTACAAGCCTGCTGGTATAAGAAATCTTCCTCCGTCGTACCCTGTTCTGAGCATCCATGAAGACGGCGTCGTCTACCTAGTCTTAAATGATCTCAGGGAGTTGGACTATGGACTAGAGCACATGGGCCAGTGGATGCTTCGTGTTGACATAGGCAATGACAAGGTCCAGTTCTATCCAAATGGTGAAAAGAATTCTGTTAATTCCCTGCTCTTTGCCAGTGAGTTCAGTGCGCACCGACAGCATTTACAGGATCACCCG AGAGAGATAGAAGCAAGCGAGTTTGTTGCAAGGGGAAAGAGGATGAAGCCTTGA